The genomic stretch TGGCTTCTCGTGCACAAACCGATCGGAAGCTAATATCGCTCTCCCGATGAGGTCATGGCAGGCCCAAAATCGATCGTTAAGACCTAATACAAGGATTCTATTCGCCGTACTGTTATTAAGAACAACTACAGAAGAAAAGCCGATATGCTATTCTCGGCTCACAAGGAGCCGCACAGGCTACTCTGTGGCCAAGGATCCGTGAGCCCGTGGCATATGAGCATAAGAATACGATTCGTCGTGCCAAACATGTAAATCCTTCGACACACGAGCGAAAACAATAGCATGGACTGCCTCTTTTCTCGATCATTTGGCTTTTGAACAAAAAGGCCTGTCGGTGCTGCCGTCCAAGCCATTACATCCATCGCTATCGGGCTCGAAAGAGGGTTTAAAATGGACGAGGATGTCTAGTTACGGAACCCAAGAAGAATATCGAATTGAATGAGAGTCACCGGCACCCAATGTTGGTTGGGCGTTGATGTAGGGCTTGCTTTGCTAGGTTTATTCTTGCTCCCATAAATGAAAAACCTCGAAACTATTCTTGCATCCTTCGAGTTAATGCTCGGTTCCAAGTCGCCATTATATCCACCCCTAAACGTGTACTTGCACCAACGCCTATTTAGTGCTTGTCGTGCATTGGTCCAGCTGTCGTCGTAACCAAACTTGAATGGACATAAATGGTGTACCACTAATTGAAACCGCGAGGATCTCCGAGAGATCGATAGGACTAAACCGAAGGTCGACCACCTTTGATTGACCTCGACTTAAGGTTGCTCGCGGTTAGATACCGGGCATTAAATGATTGGTTTGAGGAGGTCAACAATGGTCGTAGACAACCATTGCGGCCATACGCAAGTGGGCAAGAATGGTCGATGCCGACGGGCAGcgattgtgaaatttttttcatgtgtATGGCTTGACGGTGGCGATGCCTATCGCGATGGCCACCAGTGGTGGCTCGACTGAGGTGGTGGCCAGTCAAAATGTGAACACTCATGGGCATGACCAAGCTCGCCCTCACCGCAAAGTCTTAATAAACTTGGACAGGTTTGAGCTAAGCGCAGAAACATTTAGATATACGGTCTGTGCAGCTCGGTTAGGGTCCGCATAGGGCATGCTAACTCGAAAAATAGTATGTATGTATTCATCTTCATTAATGGATGCGCTTGGATGACAAGATTGGTCCATCCGGCAGCCTGAACTTGCCTGTCGATCACCTCAAATGGATAACGgcagagaggaggaggagaacggGAGATGGAACGAAATAGGGTCGAGAATGGAAAGGGTTTCTTCCTTCACATTGGTTACTTACGTGGCCGCAACTCCGAAACAATATGAAGACGTCAAGTAAAGATTGTAATTGGGTATTGAAGTTGGAGGAGGCCTTCCCATGACTGCATCCGACTACCGTTTAGGGTTAACATCACCAAAACTTCCGAACTGATGTGCTCACGTCACATTTGCAAAACATTGGTGCGCTCGTGCCACATTTGCTCAAATTTAAGTTTAAATATCGTAAATTGGAAAACGTGGCAtcggtgtattaatttgagatttttaatggtattaactTTGCTATTTAACAAAATGCAAAGGAAATTGTTGAAAAGAAGCATATGCTCGAGTCAACCGAACGGCATAAGATTTCAAGATTTCACTCAAATTAAATCAAAGTACGGTAATGGTTGAATCTCTTCACCCATGACAAAGCCGTTAGCTACTATGTTAAAATGAAGTTAAATTTGGAGAGCTAGCATGTGGTTGTCCCGATTTTTGGAATgtgataggataggatatgataaaatgggattttaaatattttgaataacctctaaattgtagaaaattttatcatataCTTGGTGTAATCTAAAATAAGTTTAAATATCTTTACACATCTCATTTGCCTGGCCTAATCTCCGACGACATTTAGATCTCTCTCCACTTGAGCTCCCTCACCAATTTTTGTCATACCCGGTCCCTTCAGCCCCCTCCACTCCTTCGCCGCCATCTCCCAGCTCTAGGCCATAAGTTCTCGCTCAAGTGGTTCGGACCGGCGAAGACAATCAAATCCGGATTTTTTTCCATCTCGATTCGAATTTGAGACAAAATAATTAGGGATGAACAATACCAGATTCCGAGATGAATCCTACCACGCATACCCTACAATAACCTATCTTGTCACAataaatttcccattttttagaACCGAAACTTACTTTAcatacccttttttttgtttttttgtcgaatACGTTACCCACCTTGAAACCCAGAACCAGATCAGTTCTCTACGGTTCCGATTTCAAGTTCTGAAATTTTACCTTAAAATCATGCTGACCGCATGATGGAAACCCAAGGACAGAAAAGAAGTTGTTGCGGTCGTTGGATCGAGGATCATTCATCCTACACTACACTTTGCTCCCATCGAAGTGGGCACGCGTTAACTGCGCCTCGTGggtccctccctctctctctctctcgttacgATCTCACCCCACACGTCTCGAAAAGTCAAGAAATCGTCACCAccgtcgccgccaccaccaccacccgacCACCACCACTTCACAATATTATCGATATCCCCACATTTCTTTCCTCGAGGAGAAAATCCCTCTCTCGAGAACTCCGCCGTTTTCTCGCTCCTCTATATAACGACCCACCCCACCCACAGAAGCTTTCCCTCCCAACGTCCCCCCGACTCTATCGCCACCCCCTCCCTCCCCTTCCAACGGCCATGAGCGTCATCACCGAGCACTCCCTCTCCTCCGCCCCCTGCTGCACCCTCAAGCACAGGATCAACCCCCTCCCCACCGGGCCCCAGCCCGACCACCCTGATCGCAAGGACTCCGGCATGGGCAAGAGGTCGGTCATTGACGACGGAGGCGGCGCTGGTGGGCTCGGCGGCGCGATCTACGGACCGGCGTCGTTCGTGCACTGGACGAGGCGGGACGTGGCCCACGTGGCGAGGCACCACTGGATCCCGTGCGTCTTCGCGGCGGGCTTGCTCTTCTTCATGGGCGTCGAGTACACGCTCCGCATGGTCCCGTCCTCGTCGCCCCCGTTCGACATCGGGTTCGTGGTCACGCGGTCCCTCCACCGGCTGCTCGTGTCGTCGCCGGAGCTCAACACCCTTTTGGCCGCTCTCAACACGGTACATTCATTACGTcggacaaaaaccaaaaaaaaaaacaaaattacagCTGTGTtctctttccccctttttctcGCGTGGTTGCATTTTGCGTGCGTGAGCTGGATCATACCAGACGAGATGCGAAGCGCCACCAACGGCTGGTCTCGCAATGCTTGTCTCATTCCACGTTTGAACGATTCAggattcaaaattatttttttccatgcATCTGTATGAATAAACTTGCAACATATTGCCGAATCAAGAAAGTTCCAAAGTTGCTAAATTCTTTGGACTATGCAAATACAAATTatatgtgatcattgaatgaggTGCATGGTGTGGTGGGTAGGTGTTTGTGGGGATGCAGACGACGTACATACTGTGGACGTGGCTGATCGAGGGCCGTCCGAGAGCGACCATCTCGGCGCTCTTCATGTTCACTTGCCGCGGCATTCTCGGTTACTCCACTCAGCTCCCACTTCCTCAGGTCGGTCCCCCCCACTCCCTCCTTCTTCtgtctcctctcctctcttttattttttgcttctgTTTCCATGCATTTACTGTTTTTTAACAGCTCACGACACGCTTGTGCTCTTAGGATCGATCGGTGGATCCTATGTTTGGGTTTTTATGGTGTATCGCCTTGTCGTGATGAATGATGTCGATGAAATGAAGCTTAAGGACTTGACTAAAACCACAGTGAAATTGAACATGAAAGATGCATCGTAAATGAGGAATGTCTTTGCAC from Rhodamnia argentea isolate NSW1041297 chromosome 2, ASM2092103v1, whole genome shotgun sequence encodes the following:
- the LOC115737507 gene encoding phosphatidylcholine:diacylglycerol cholinephosphotransferase 1-like codes for the protein MSVITEHSLSSAPCCTLKHRINPLPTGPQPDHPDRKDSGMGKRSVIDDGGGAGGLGGAIYGPASFVHWTRRDVAHVARHHWIPCVFAAGLLFFMGVEYTLRMVPSSSPPFDIGFVVTRSLHRLLVSSPELNTLLAALNTVFVGMQTTYILWTWLIEGRPRATISALFMFTCRGILGYSTQLPLPQGFLGSGVDFPVGNVSFFLFFSGHVAGSVIASLDMRRMQRWELAWLFEALNVLQMVRLLGTRGHYTIDLAVGIGAGMLFDSLAGKYEEGKKMNKGGIGNGISKEARLTLS